A section of the Magnetococcales bacterium genome encodes:
- a CDS encoding response regulator, with the protein MSVLQAKQTILVVDDTPENIDVLSGILGNAYQVRAALNGAKALSIASSDLPPDLILLDVMMPVMDGFEVCRRLKSDPGTRNIPVIFVTARNDSSDETHGLDLGAADYVTKPVQPAVVLARVRTHLALYNQNRNLEEKVRERTDQLNKTRLEIIQRLGRAAEFRDNETGLHVIRVSHYARLLGLAAGLSRESGELLFHAAPMHDIGKIGIPDRILLKPASLDPAEWEIMKTHAQLGANIIGDHDSDLLAAAKAIALTHHEKWNGSGYPQGLHGEDIPLYGRIIAIVDTFDALTSVRPYKKAWPLPSAFALVSKEAGLHFDPRLAEIFGTIPLEIEKIHHQFGEATHHP; encoded by the coding sequence ATGAGCGTCCTGCAAGCGAAACAGACCATTCTGGTTGTCGATGACACCCCGGAGAACATCGACGTTCTGAGTGGCATTCTTGGGAACGCCTATCAGGTCAGGGCAGCGTTGAATGGCGCCAAAGCGCTCAGTATCGCCAGCAGTGACCTGCCACCCGACCTGATTCTGCTCGATGTCATGATGCCCGTCATGGATGGTTTCGAGGTGTGCCGCCGTCTCAAATCCGACCCGGGCACCCGGAACATTCCTGTCATTTTTGTCACGGCCCGCAACGACAGCTCGGATGAAACACACGGCCTCGATCTGGGCGCCGCCGACTACGTGACCAAACCGGTCCAACCCGCCGTTGTCCTGGCCCGCGTGCGCACCCACCTGGCTCTCTACAATCAAAACCGCAATCTGGAAGAGAAAGTGCGCGAGCGCACGGATCAGCTGAACAAGACGCGCCTGGAAATCATTCAACGCCTTGGACGTGCAGCAGAGTTCAGAGACAACGAGACAGGCCTGCATGTCATACGTGTCAGTCACTATGCGCGTTTGTTGGGTTTGGCTGCCGGTTTGTCCAGGGAGAGTGGCGAACTCCTCTTCCATGCTGCCCCCATGCATGACATCGGCAAAATTGGCATTCCCGACCGAATACTGTTGAAGCCCGCCTCACTGGATCCTGCTGAATGGGAGATCATGAAAACCCATGCCCAACTTGGAGCCAATATTATCGGAGATCACGACTCGGATCTATTGGCCGCAGCCAAAGCCATTGCCCTCACCCATCACGAAAAGTGGAACGGTTCCGGCTATCCACAAGGATTGCACGGCGAAGATATTCCACTTTATGGCCGGATCATTGCCATTGTGGACACATTTGATGCCCTGACCAGTGTGCGGCCTTACAAAAAAGCTTGGCCATTGCCTTCCGCCTTTGCGTTGGTCAGCAAGGAGGCTGGTCTGCATTTTGATCCACGCCTGGCCGAAATTTTTGGTACCATCCCCCTTGA